The following is a genomic window from Helicobacter sp. NHP19-003.
AAACGCTTTTTAGACCCCGCCCTGTTAGAAATCTTAAAAACCAAACTCATCGCCTATAAGGCTAAAAAGCAAGAGTTGGAACAAGCCCAAGAGTTTCAAAACAAAAGCTCTAAACTCTTTTTTAGCTACAAAAACGACCCCACGAAGGCACAAGAATTGAAAAACGCCCTAGAGGCGAATAAAGCCAAAATCGCCACGCTCACCACCCACACAAACACGCTAGAAGAAGATTTGGACGCACTTCTACACACCATCCCCAATCTGCTGGACCCCATCACACCCTTTGGCAAAGACGAAACCCAAAATGTGGAGATTAAAAGGGTGCTCACGCCTAAAACCTTTGACTTCAAGCCTAGGGAACACCACGAACTCGCCCAAGAAAATGGCTGGATTGAGTTTGAAAGGGGGGTGAAAATCGCCCAAAGCCGTTTTAGTGTGCTAAGAAAAGAGGGGGCACTTTTAAGCCGTGCGCTCCTGAATTTTATGCTGGACTATAACTACAAGGCGGGCTTTGAGATTGTGAGCCCCCCTATTTTAGTGAACAGCAAAACTCTCTTTGGCACGGGGCAATTACCCAAGTTTCAAGAGGATTTATTTAAGGTGCAAGAGGAGGATTTGTTTTTGATCCCCACTTCTGAGGTGAGCCTTACAAATTTATACGCCGATGAGATTTTGAGCGTGGAGGAGTTGCCCATTTTGATGACCGCTTGCACCCCGTGTTTTCGCAAAGAGGCGGGCAGTGCAGGCAAGGACACAAGGGGCATTATCCGCCAACACCAGTTTGACAAAGTGGAGTTGGTGGCGATCACGCACCCCAAAGAGAGCGATGCCATCCAAGCTAAAATGTTAGAAACCGCTAGTGGGATTTTAAGTGCCCTGGGCTTGCCCCATAGATTCGTGCAACTTTGTGGTGGGGACATCGGTTTTAGCGCAAGCAACACAGTGGACATTGAGGTGTGGTTGCCCGGGCAAAATTGTTATAGAGAGATCAGCTCGGTCAGCAACACGCGGGACTTTCAAGCCAGACGCGCCAAAATCCGCTACAAAGAGAACAAAAAGAACGCCTTCGTGCACACTTTAAATGGCTCCTCTTTGGCAGTGGGGCGCACGCTCGTGGCTCTCATGGAGAACCACCAAGAGAAAGACGGGAGCATTAAAATCCCCGAAGTGCTCTTGCCCTACTTGCCCCGCAAGCTCTAAAGGTTTGGCATGGTCGATGAGAATCAAGAGCAAGAAAGCAAAGCAACCAACCAACCAACAGGGCAATCAGAGCCCGCAGAGCAAAAGCAAGCTGACAAACCCACGCTAAGGGAGAGGGCTTTAGTTTTTACCAACAAGGCGAAAAACTTCTTCAGCAAGGACAACCCCCTATTTGGCAGTGCAAACCCTAAAGAGTTTTTAAGCAATTTACGCAACCGCCCTAGATTGTATTTCTCTGTTTTAGGGGGAACAGGGATTGTGGTCTTGATCGCCATAGGTGCGCTTATCGCAAGTTTCATCGCCCATGAGGAACACTATCAGGAGAAAATGAGCCAAAGTACCCAGCAACAACTCGGTAAACTTGCCCAAATGGAGAAAAGCGAAGGCTCTATTTTGGAAAACTTGCCCACTCTAAGGGATAAAAACAGCAGCATCCCCCTAAGCAATGAAGAACAAATCAACGCCCTGATCCAAAAGGCAGACATTCTCTACGCCCAAGGGCAAACCGATGAGGCTCTGCAAATTTTTGGCGACATCTCCCACACCTCTAGCAGCATCGCAAACCACAACTTAGGTGTGATTAAACTACGCAAATACGACTACACCGGTGCGCTGCGGGCCTTTGACAATGCCCTAGCCGCAAAAAATGACATGAGCGTGAACGCCATTGATGCCATGGTCGCTGCCTTTTATCTTAACAATTTTGACCTCTACACCCGTTATTTGAAAATCGCCGAAGAAAACATTCAAGAGCTAGAAAAACAGCCCATTTACTCCTATGTTTACGCCCTCACTCTCTACTATGGAGGGCATTACTTTGAAACCTTAAGTACTCTCACAAACCCCAACTCCAAGCTATTTGACGCGGATAGGCAACACTTGGCGGCTAAAATGTATTTGCTCTTTGGAGATGAAAACAACGCCATTGAGCATTTAAGTGTGGCCGCCACCCCCAAGGACGACAAAGCCCTAGGCTTGCTCTACGCGCGCAGAGGCGATTACAAACAAGCCATTGACCACTTGCAAAGTTACAACGAGCTCTATCCTGAAGATAAAGACACCTTAGTGGCTTTAGAGCTCATCGCACTTAAAATAGGAGATTTTGATGGTGTACACGACATCTTAAGTGTCTTGTTGCACGACATCCATAAGAATAAACACAGGGAAAAGATTCTCACGGACACTTACCCAATTGAGACACTACCAAATGGGCATTTCTTTGACATCAACACCATCCGCAAGGGCTTTTGGAGTACAAATTTTAGAGATGGGATAGGCTTGCCTATAGACCGGGTGCTCTTTTACTACGCCCCTTATAAATTGGTGGACATCAAGGATGCGCTAGGCTCGATTCAAGAGGGGGTGTTCTTTGTGGATAGCAGCGGGAGTCAGGATTTGATGGGGGCGCTCGATTCTTTAGAAAGGGGCAAAAAGGGCAGCCTTGCCGACCAACACATGCTTGCAGGACTAAAACACTTGAGCCAAGCCCACTTGCGCCTCGCCTTAAAAGAGTTTAAACTCTCTTTAAAAGCCAATCCTAACAGCTCTATAGCGCACTACGACACGGGTTTGATCTACGCCCAACTAGAGAACTTCCACGAAGCCAGCTTCCACTTCAAAAAAGCCTACCACCTCAACACCTACAATGTGCTGGCTGGTATTTTTGGGGTCATCACCACACGCTTAGACTATCGCGACCCTAGCCACTTGCTCAAACAACTCACTTCAGACTTCCAAACCTTGCAGTTTAACAACCCCGTTAAACGCGCTTTTTTGAACTCCTTCATCGCCTATTTAAACGGCGCAAGCAACGATGATTTGAGCTGGATGCAAAAAGTCAAACAACCCTTAAGCATTTACTACGCTTTGGGCGTGGCTTATGCCAACCGCGCCCAAGACAAAACGAGACTCGTGGAAAATTTTGCCACCCTCAAGAAAATGCACCCCTACAACATGCTCACCGCTGTGTTTTACGAGATGATGTTAAGATACCACGCCGACATCCGCCAAATGCTGGGTGCTTACGCTTTGCTCACAAACAAAAAGACCAACTTAGAGGAACTGATCCACGGGCCCCTCTTGGCGCGCAAAATGTACATTTACATGGGTTTCATCACAGGGCTTTTAAACCACGAGGAGGAGGAGCTCAACGCCCGCTTAAGTGCTTCAAACAACCAAGAGATGAGCACAGATTTACTGCGCATGCTTGGCTTGATCCATATTTTCCAAAAACAATATGAAAAGTCTGTTGGGATTTATAACTTCCTCATTGACAAAATAGGGGACCACGAAATGGAGGTTTACGAGTTGGCGAGTGTGGCTTATATTGGTTTAGGGCGCTACGACAACGCTGCACTGCTCTTAGAAATTGGCAAAACGATGGATCCGGGCAATTACGATGTGCGCTATGGTTTGGGGTTGCTCTACCAGCAGACAGGCAATTTGGAGGCGAGTCTCAATAATTTCGGCGCGATCAAAACCCGTAATTTCCAATCTTCCTACTTTGATTTTAGACTCAAAGAACCCACAAATAAACAGGACTTGCGATGAATCTTGCAAACCTTTTGATCGGTTTAAACCCCGCCCAGCAAGAAGCCGTGCGCCACACCAAAGGACCTTTATTGATTTTAGCCGGGGCGGGCAGTGGCAAGACCAAGACCTTAACCACCCGCCTAGCCTACTTGATCGGCTATCAAGGTGTGCCCGCCGAGCAAACCTTGACTTTGACCTTCACCAACAAAGCCGCGCAAGAAATGCGCCAAAGGGCAATGGCTTTACTCGGCAAACGGCCTACCTTTGCTAGACCTAGTCTAACCACTTTCCATGGCTTTGGGTATTTCTTTCTTAAAGAGCGCATGGGTCTTTTGGGGCGAGGAACAGACTTCAGTTTAAAAAAACCTAAAGAGCTTAAAAAAGAGCTCAAACCCCTCTTGCTCTCTTGCAAGAATAAAAACAACCCCCTAGAGGATGCCGTCTTTCTCAACTACCTGTTTAAACAGTTTGGTCAGATTAAAAACCACCTCATTGACCTTAAAAATTGCCGCTCTGATGTGCAAAGAGCGTTTAGAGTGTATACACAGCGCCTAGAACAGGAAAATTGGGTGGACTTTGACGATCTCATCTTTTTGCCCCACCTCATCTTAGAGGAAACTCCCGCACTAGCTAGGCAAATGAGCGCATTTTACCAATACATTTCTGTGGACGAATACCAAGACACCAACCCTTTGCAATTCAAACTTTTAAAACAGCTTTGCAGCACCCATGAAAACCTCTGTGTGGTGGGCGATGACGACCAAAGCATTTACGGCTTTAGGGGAGCGGACATCAACAATATTTTAGAGTTTCAAGACCGCTTCCCCAAAAGCAAGATCATCAAATTAGAGCAAAATTACCGCTCCACCCCAGAAATCCTTGGTTATGCGAACCGACTCATCGCCCACAACCAACACCGCCACGAAAAAACACTCATCAGTCAAA
Proteins encoded in this region:
- a CDS encoding tetratricopeptide repeat protein encodes the protein MVDENQEQESKATNQPTGQSEPAEQKQADKPTLRERALVFTNKAKNFFSKDNPLFGSANPKEFLSNLRNRPRLYFSVLGGTGIVVLIAIGALIASFIAHEEHYQEKMSQSTQQQLGKLAQMEKSEGSILENLPTLRDKNSSIPLSNEEQINALIQKADILYAQGQTDEALQIFGDISHTSSSIANHNLGVIKLRKYDYTGALRAFDNALAAKNDMSVNAIDAMVAAFYLNNFDLYTRYLKIAEENIQELEKQPIYSYVYALTLYYGGHYFETLSTLTNPNSKLFDADRQHLAAKMYLLFGDENNAIEHLSVAATPKDDKALGLLYARRGDYKQAIDHLQSYNELYPEDKDTLVALELIALKIGDFDGVHDILSVLLHDIHKNKHREKILTDTYPIETLPNGHFFDINTIRKGFWSTNFRDGIGLPIDRVLFYYAPYKLVDIKDALGSIQEGVFFVDSSGSQDLMGALDSLERGKKGSLADQHMLAGLKHLSQAHLRLALKEFKLSLKANPNSSIAHYDTGLIYAQLENFHEASFHFKKAYHLNTYNVLAGIFGVITTRLDYRDPSHLLKQLTSDFQTLQFNNPVKRAFLNSFIAYLNGASNDDLSWMQKVKQPLSIYYALGVAYANRAQDKTRLVENFATLKKMHPYNMLTAVFYEMMLRYHADIRQMLGAYALLTNKKTNLEELIHGPLLARKMYIYMGFITGLLNHEEEELNARLSASNNQEMSTDLLRMLGLIHIFQKQYEKSVGIYNFLIDKIGDHEMEVYELASVAYIGLGRYDNAALLLEIGKTMDPGNYDVRYGLGLLYQQTGNLEASLNNFGAIKTRNFQSSYFDFRLKEPTNKQDLR
- the serS gene encoding serine--tRNA ligase, translating into MIDKKRLLSDFEGVQENLAKRFLDPALLEILKTKLIAYKAKKQELEQAQEFQNKSSKLFFSYKNDPTKAQELKNALEANKAKIATLTTHTNTLEEDLDALLHTIPNLLDPITPFGKDETQNVEIKRVLTPKTFDFKPREHHELAQENGWIEFERGVKIAQSRFSVLRKEGALLSRALLNFMLDYNYKAGFEIVSPPILVNSKTLFGTGQLPKFQEDLFKVQEEDLFLIPTSEVSLTNLYADEILSVEELPILMTACTPCFRKEAGSAGKDTRGIIRQHQFDKVELVAITHPKESDAIQAKMLETASGILSALGLPHRFVQLCGGDIGFSASNTVDIEVWLPGQNCYREISSVSNTRDFQARRAKIRYKENKKNAFVHTLNGSSLAVGRTLVALMENHQEKDGSIKIPEVLLPYLPRKL